The Thermotoga caldifontis AZM44c09 genomic interval GCTGATCAAGCTCGTCGACTGGAACCCCATGGCAATCGCCGCAGGCCGTAGTGCCATATCCGCGTTGCTCATCCTCGCCTACGTGAGAAGGCCCAAGTTCAACTGGGGCACGGATCAGCTACTCGCAGCGTTTTTCTATTTTGGAACGGTCACGCTGTTCGTGACGGCGAACAAGCTGACCACCGCCGCCAACGCGATCTTACTTCAATACGGTGCGCCCGTGTACGTGGCCATCTTCGCACCGATAGTCCTGAAAGAAAAAACGAAGACGGCGGATTGGTTCGCCATAGGGTTTGCACTCTTCGGCATGGTGCTGTTCTTCTTCGATGAGCTCAGGATAGAGAACATGGTCGGTATCCTTGTGGCCATTGCGAGTGGGGTCTCCTTCGCGCTCTACATCATCTTCATGAGGAAACAGAAAGACGCTTCTCCGATAGAATCGACCCTTTTAGGAAACATCCTGACGGCGCTCGTGGGACTGCCTTTCATCTTCAGTCAGAGCTTCGAATTTCGAAACGTTGCGGGTGTACTGTTGCTCGGAACAGTGCAGCTCGGTTTTTCCTACATACTCTATTCCATCGCGATCAAGTACGTTGATGCGCTCGAAGCGATACTGATCCCGATCATAGAACCCATACTCAATCCCATCTGGGTCTATTTGGCCTACGGCGAAAGACCAGGAAAATGGGCGCTTCTCGGTGGAAGCATAGTGTTGCTGTCCGTGACGCTCAGATACTCGATACCTCTTCTGCTGAAAAACTTCAAATCGACAGGTGACCGCGGTGTGCGAAAAATTTTAAGAAAATAACCATGGTAGTTTAACTTCAGGATGTTAAGGTACTGGCAACGATTCGAGGGGGGAGCAGTTTGAGGTTGTTAGAAGTTCAGGGGTTGAAGAAATATTATGGAAACGTGAAGGCTGTGGACGGCATCTCTTTCTCACTCGAAGAGGGTCAGATTCTTGCGTTGCTGGGCCCCAACGGGGCGGGTAAGACCACCACCGTTGAGATCCTCGAAGGTCTGAGAAGGAAAGATGAAGGTCGGATCTTCTACTTTGGACGAGAAATAGAGGTGGTCGATGAGACCATCAAAAAGCAGATGGGAGTGCAGTTGCAGAAAGGAGCCTTCTTTGAAAACCTGACGGTGAGAGAAACGATAGAGCTCTTCGCCGGTCTCTACGGTGTGAAACTGAACAGATCTCGCACGAGAGAGATCGTGGAGATGGTCATGCTCGAAGAAAAGATGAACAGTCGTGTCAAAACACTCTCGGGTGGGCAGATGCAAAGACTGAGTTTCGCGGTAGCGATCGTGAACGATCCGAAGATCGTTTTCCTCGACGAACCTACGACGGGACTCGATCCTCAAGCGAGGAGGCACATCTGGGAACTGATCGCAGATTTGAAGCGTAAAGGCAAGGGCGTGTTGCTGACCACGCACTACATGGAAGAAGCCGAGCGACTCGCCGATCGCATCCTCATCATGGATCACGGAAAGATCATAGCCGAAGGGACTCTGGATCGGTTGGTGAACAGTCTCGATATGGAGGACTACGTAGAGTTCACGGTGGACAACGCCGATCTGTTCTTACAGCACATGGCGGAAGTGAAACGCGCGAATCACAACAGGCTCGTCTTGGCGACGAAGAATGTGGAAGAGAGCGTTCAAAAGATCTTCGCCGTGGCGAAGCGTCTGGATCTCAAGATAGACGATCTAATCGTTAGACGTCCGAACCTGGAAGACGTTTTCATCCACCTCACGGGCCGAAGCTTGAGAGACTGAGGTGAAAACATGTTGAAGCTGACGAAGGGCATCCTCCTCGACACACTCAGAGATTTCGAGGCCGTCTTCTGGCCACTCGTGTTCCCGATCATACTCTTCTTCATATTAGTTTCGGTCTTCGGAGGTATGGGGACTTCGAATCCGATTTGGTTCAAGCTTGGGATCTTCCAAAGGACACAGCTCGCTGGATTTGGAAAGATCCTCGAGAACGTGATCGAGCAGATCCAGCCGGACCCGTTTCACGTGGTGAAGTACGAGGATCTGTCACGGGCTCTGAAGGATCTTCAATCGGACAAGATACAGCTTCTGCTCGAAATTCCAGACAGTTTCAACGTGGACCTGACGAGGGCGATCCTCACATCGGGTCGGTCCAACGTTTCACTCAAGGTTCATTTTCTGTCTGGAAAGATGGAGTCCGAAACGGCAGCCACGATCTTGCAAACCATCCTGAGCACTTTGAACGTCGAGATCTTCAAAAGGGTCCGGCCCGGAAACTTCACAGAGGTCAACTTCCAGCTCAGCATTGTCAGTAAGCCGAACGCGCGCAGTTTTCACTACGCCACCTATTTGTTCCCCGGGATCTTGCTGATGGCCATCATGTCTTTTGGCTTTTTCCATTTGCCCCTGTGGCTCGTGTTCAACAGAACCTCTGGCTTGAACAAACGATTGTACGCATCTTCTGTCACACCCTTCGAGGGCCTGTTCTCACTCGTGCTTGCGCAGCTGATCGTCATGTCGATTTCGTGCCTTCTCATCTACACTTTTGGATATTTTGTTTACAACGTGAGCAGATCCATCTTCAGCTGGAACTTCATCTTCACGCTGTTGCTCTCGATGCTCGTTTCTCTGTCCATGGGTCTGTTGCTCGTGTGTTTCTTCCCGAAGCCCGCTTCGGCGGTGGTGAGCGGTCAAGTTCTCTATCAGATCATGATGTTCGTGGGTGGTCTGTATTTTCCGGTTCTCAGATACAACGTTCCATCTTTCTTGAAGTACTTCGCCTTGGCTCTGCCATCGACGCACCTTGCGGAGCTTCTTCGCGGCGCGCTCGGCCACTCGGTCTACAACTTGCCGATCTGGCAGATGTGGTCGATACCAATCCTCTGGTTGATCGCTTCCGTTGCGCTGTTCCTGATCAGGTTCAAGTGGGTGATGGGCTATGAATGAGATCGTTGGTATGACGAAACTGATCTTTCTCGATTCGATTCGAAATCGCGTAGAATTCTTCTTCACTGTGATGTTTCCGATCGTTTTTCTGATCATATTCGGTTTCGTCTTCGCTGGTTCATCTGAATCTGGTAAGTACACCGTGGGACTCGTTTCTGATCTCGAACAGATCGAGCGGGTGATAGAAAGTTCAGGTCCGTGGAAAGTTCAACGTTACGCATCGGTAGAACAGCTCGAGCAGGACATCAGGGATGGAAAGATCTCTGTAGGTGTGGTCCTCAAGGACACGCAATCGATCCTGTACGCCGAAGGTGACATCGAGCTGAGCCAGAGGGCGAAGATGCTCGCAGTTTCTTTGAAACCTGCGATCGAGTCTGTGATCAACGACGTGCCAGCGTACTTGGAGGTTGAGAGGATCGCTCAAAGCCCACTCCAAAAAGAGGTTGCTTCCTTGGAGCACATCCTGACCGGTGTGATGGCGATCTCGATCCTTTCGAATGGGATGTTTTCCATGGTGACCATCTTCAGCAGGTACAGAAAACAGGGCGCGTTGAAAAGACTCATCGCCACGGGCGTCAAGCTGAGAAGTTTTCTCATCGCGGTTTCCATCGTGAGACTGTCGCTCAGTTTCCTATCTCTGGCTTTCATCATCCTCCTGAGCAGGGTGATGTTCAACGCTCAGCTGGCCTTCAACTGGTTCATGCTGGTTCCGACCCTCATTTTTTCCACCTTCGGTATGATGGCTGTGGGCTTGCTGATCGCACTCGTTTTCAAACAGCCCAACGCCGCTTCGAACGTCGCCTCGCTTTTGAACACCTTCATGATGTTTTTCTCTGGAGTTTACTTCCCGCTGTCCTGGATGCCATCCTACTTCAGATGGATCGGCTACGTCCTTCCGGTGAAGTACGTGGCAGATCTGGTCCGTGCGAGTGCGAAGCTTCAGCTGATGAGTCCGTCACTCTTCTGGTCGGTCAACTTCGTCATGCTGTTGGCAGGACTGTGCTTGCTGTGGCTCTCTGGTAAACTCTTTTTGAGAGCCGAGTAGGAGGTGTTCACTTTGGACTGCGTCAACAGAGAGAAGAACCTCAAAAGGTGCAACTGTTCCTATCCGGGTTGTCCGCGCAAGGGTATCTGCTGCGAGTGTCTGGCGTACCACAGGAGCCACGGGGAACTTCCCGCGTGTTATTTCTCCAACGAAGCGGAAAGAACCTGGGATAGATCCATAGAGAATTTCTTGAGAACCAGAAAAGGTTGAACCCGAACCGCCGGTCGAGGAAAATCAACGAAGAAATGCGCAAGTTTGTGCACGCGTTGAAGCGTGCCTTTTGATGTTGTTGGTTTTGAACTTGGACCCGGTTTGTACGACCTGGCGGTATACAGCTGCAGACGCACGTGGTAAAATCACATCGAGGTGAAACTATGGTTGAAAAGTTGAACGATTTCTGGAAAGCCTGCTGCTACATCGCAGCCGGCATGATCTACCTCAAGGACAATCCACTGCTGAGAGTTCCCCTCAAACCCGAACACGTGAAAAACAGACTGCTCGGGCATTGGGGTGCTTCACCGGCCCTGAGCTTCGCGTACGTTCACGCCAACAGGGTTATAAAGAAATACAATCTGAACGCCATCTTCATCGCCGGACCGGGACACGGTGCACCCGGCGTGATAGCACCTGTGTATCTGGAAGGAACGTTGAGCGAGTATTATCCAGAGTTCACCCAGGACGAAGAGGGTATGAGAAAACTCTTCAAGTACTTTTCTTTCCCGGGTGGATTTGGCAGTCATTGCACGCCCGAATTACCAGGTTCGATACAGGAAGGTGGCGAACTCGGTTATTCACTCTCTCACGCTTACGGTGCGGTATTCGATAATCCAAAACTTGTAGCCATAACGGTTATCGGTGACGGCGAAGCGGAGACTGGACCTCTTGCGGCATCGTGGCATTCCAATAAATTTCTCAATCCAGCAAGAGATGGTGCGGTTCTGCCGATCTTATCTTTGAACGGCTACAAGATAAACAACCCGACGATCCTTGCTCGAATAGAAGAAAGCGAGCTGCTGAGTCTGTTCAAAGGCTACGGATACGATCCCATCATCGTGGACGGAACCGACGATCATCTCGAATCACATCAGAGAATGATGGAAGCGATGGATAAGTGTGTTGAAAGGATCATCGACATCTGGTCCCGCGCGAAGGAAAAGATCGAAAGGCCGATCCTGCCAATGATAATCCTGAGAACTCCGAAAGGATGGACCGCACCGAAGATCGTCAGAGACCATTACATCGAAGGGTACTGGAGGTCGCACCAGGTCCCACTCGCCGATGCCAAAGAGAACGCCGAGAGCTTGAAGATTCTGGAGCAGTGGCTGTTGAGTTACGAACCGGACAGACTCTTCGATCGGTCTGGAAGGTTGAGGGAAGATCTGCTCGAAGTCGTTCCACCGGACGAACTCAAGATGAGCAAGAACCCGAACGCGAACGGTGGACTCGTCAGGGTTCCGCTGAAACTGCCTCCTTTGAAGGAATTCTCTATCGATCCAGAACGACAGAGGTACCACGAAAACACCCGTCCACTGGGAGACTATCTCAGGAGAATCATGGATCTCAATTCGAACAATTTCAGAGTTTTCGGGCCGGACGAAACGAGATCGAACAGGCTCGATGCGACCTTCGCACACGGCAAAGCCTGGAACGCGAAGATCCTGCCTGTAGACAGTGATGAGGGCTATCTTTCGGCCTTCGGAAGGGTCATGGAGATCCTGTCTGAGCACACGGTAGAAGGCTGGCTCGAAGGTTATTTGCTCACCGGCAGACACGGCCTTCTGAACACTTACGAAGGCTTCGCACCCATCATCTCTTCGATGGTCAACCAGTTTGGAAAATGGATCGATATATCTTCAGATATTCCCTGGAGGATGCCGATCTCATCTTTGAACCTGCTGCTGACTTCCGTCGTGTGGCGACAGGACCACAACGGCTTCACGCACCAAGATCCCGGTTTCATCACTTCGATAGTCGACAAATGGCCCAACGTGGTGAGGGTCTACTTCCCACCCGACGCGAACACGCTCTTAGCGACGGTGTGGCACTGTTTACAGACGACGAACAGGATAAACATCATCGTCGCGGACAAACAGAAACATCCACAGTATCTGAGCATCGACGAGGCGATCAAGAACGTGATAAAGGGGATCGCGATCTGGGATTTTGCATCGAACCATCCTCAGGAAGAACCCGACGTTGTCGTCGCGAGCTGTGGGGACATCCCGACGAAAGAGGCCGTCGCGGCAGTGAAGATCCTGAAGGAGTTCTTCCCGGAACTCAGGA includes:
- a CDS encoding DMT family transporter; translation: MSRTRAVFYLVVTSVLWSLGGLLIKLVDWNPMAIAAGRSAISALLILAYVRRPKFNWGTDQLLAAFFYFGTVTLFVTANKLTTAANAILLQYGAPVYVAIFAPIVLKEKTKTADWFAIGFALFGMVLFFFDELRIENMVGILVAIASGVSFALYIIFMRKQKDASPIESTLLGNILTALVGLPFIFSQSFEFRNVAGVLLLGTVQLGFSYILYSIAIKYVDALEAILIPIIEPILNPIWVYLAYGERPGKWALLGGSIVLLSVTLRYSIPLLLKNFKSTGDRGVRKILRK
- a CDS encoding ABC transporter ATP-binding protein, which translates into the protein MRLLEVQGLKKYYGNVKAVDGISFSLEEGQILALLGPNGAGKTTTVEILEGLRRKDEGRIFYFGREIEVVDETIKKQMGVQLQKGAFFENLTVRETIELFAGLYGVKLNRSRTREIVEMVMLEEKMNSRVKTLSGGQMQRLSFAVAIVNDPKIVFLDEPTTGLDPQARRHIWELIADLKRKGKGVLLTTHYMEEAERLADRILIMDHGKIIAEGTLDRLVNSLDMEDYVEFTVDNADLFLQHMAEVKRANHNRLVLATKNVEESVQKIFAVAKRLDLKIDDLIVRRPNLEDVFIHLTGRSLRD
- a CDS encoding ABC transporter permease, coding for MLKLTKGILLDTLRDFEAVFWPLVFPIILFFILVSVFGGMGTSNPIWFKLGIFQRTQLAGFGKILENVIEQIQPDPFHVVKYEDLSRALKDLQSDKIQLLLEIPDSFNVDLTRAILTSGRSNVSLKVHFLSGKMESETAATILQTILSTLNVEIFKRVRPGNFTEVNFQLSIVSKPNARSFHYATYLFPGILLMAIMSFGFFHLPLWLVFNRTSGLNKRLYASSVTPFEGLFSLVLAQLIVMSISCLLIYTFGYFVYNVSRSIFSWNFIFTLLLSMLVSLSMGLLLVCFFPKPASAVVSGQVLYQIMMFVGGLYFPVLRYNVPSFLKYFALALPSTHLAELLRGALGHSVYNLPIWQMWSIPILWLIASVALFLIRFKWVMGYE
- a CDS encoding ABC transporter permease, with protein sequence MNEIVGMTKLIFLDSIRNRVEFFFTVMFPIVFLIIFGFVFAGSSESGKYTVGLVSDLEQIERVIESSGPWKVQRYASVEQLEQDIRDGKISVGVVLKDTQSILYAEGDIELSQRAKMLAVSLKPAIESVINDVPAYLEVERIAQSPLQKEVASLEHILTGVMAISILSNGMFSMVTIFSRYRKQGALKRLIATGVKLRSFLIAVSIVRLSLSFLSLAFIILLSRVMFNAQLAFNWFMLVPTLIFSTFGMMAVGLLIALVFKQPNAASNVASLLNTFMMFFSGVYFPLSWMPSYFRWIGYVLPVKYVADLVRASAKLQLMSPSLFWSVNFVMLLAGLCLLWLSGKLFLRAE
- a CDS encoding DUF6485 family protein, with amino-acid sequence MDCVNREKNLKRCNCSYPGCPRKGICCECLAYHRSHGELPACYFSNEAERTWDRSIENFLRTRKG
- a CDS encoding phosphoketolase family protein: MVKSHRGETMVEKLNDFWKACCYIAAGMIYLKDNPLLRVPLKPEHVKNRLLGHWGASPALSFAYVHANRVIKKYNLNAIFIAGPGHGAPGVIAPVYLEGTLSEYYPEFTQDEEGMRKLFKYFSFPGGFGSHCTPELPGSIQEGGELGYSLSHAYGAVFDNPKLVAITVIGDGEAETGPLAASWHSNKFLNPARDGAVLPILSLNGYKINNPTILARIEESELLSLFKGYGYDPIIVDGTDDHLESHQRMMEAMDKCVERIIDIWSRAKEKIERPILPMIILRTPKGWTAPKIVRDHYIEGYWRSHQVPLADAKENAESLKILEQWLLSYEPDRLFDRSGRLREDLLEVVPPDELKMSKNPNANGGLVRVPLKLPPLKEFSIDPERQRYHENTRPLGDYLRRIMDLNSNNFRVFGPDETRSNRLDATFAHGKAWNAKILPVDSDEGYLSAFGRVMEILSEHTVEGWLEGYLLTGRHGLLNTYEGFAPIISSMVNQFGKWIDISSDIPWRMPISSLNLLLTSVVWRQDHNGFTHQDPGFITSIVDKWPNVVRVYFPPDANTLLATVWHCLQTTNRINIIVADKQKHPQYLSIDEAIKNVIKGIAIWDFASNHPQEEPDVVVASCGDIPTKEAVAAVKILKEFFPELRIRFVNVINLFTLTPNTEHPDGLTDREFDSYFTTDKPVIFNFHGYPWLIHRLTYRRTNHSNIHVRGYRENRKYGIDSTALSPFLKGRGGITTPMQLAILNQIDRFSIAIDVIDRVEHIRQKAGYARDLIRNAQIEALQYAYEHGVDKPEL